Proteins encoded within one genomic window of Lysinibacillus sphaericus:
- a CDS encoding KinB-signaling pathway activation protein, giving the protein MTIRNWAKFFFFAMLVGGVVNGIFSLFIRWSFFQPYVANGQWGEFFAGLLWMVFLGFTMSVIAQAGFFAYLTLHQVGVNIFRTLTLWNWVQLLLIAVTIFDIVFFRFVPGVKDGQSWVFYLGLLIVLIFASVATAMQKVKMTGKKHVLVSALFFMIVITTLEWTIALMGRDENINEYVALLLFPLLAVNAYQLLVLPKYNAKSDEDRRKLEERRKARLNQAKNA; this is encoded by the coding sequence GTGACGATACGAAATTGGGCAAAGTTTTTCTTCTTTGCAATGCTCGTTGGTGGCGTAGTCAACGGAATTTTTAGTTTATTTATTCGATGGAGCTTCTTTCAACCATATGTAGCAAATGGTCAATGGGGTGAATTTTTCGCAGGGCTTTTATGGATGGTATTCCTAGGGTTTACAATGAGTGTTATTGCACAAGCAGGGTTTTTCGCCTATCTAACACTGCATCAAGTAGGTGTTAACATTTTTAGAACGCTAACGCTATGGAATTGGGTACAGCTATTATTGATTGCTGTTACCATCTTTGATATTGTGTTCTTCCGTTTTGTACCGGGTGTTAAAGATGGACAAAGCTGGGTATTCTATTTGGGACTTTTAATCGTTTTAATTTTTGCATCAGTAGCAACAGCCATGCAAAAAGTGAAAATGACTGGAAAAAAACATGTTTTAGTGTCCGCATTATTTTTTATGATTGTTATTACAACATTAGAGTGGACAATCGCATTAATGGGACGTGATGAAAATATTAACGAATATGTTGCCTTATTATTATTCCCATTACTAGCTGTAAATGCATATCAATTATTAGTATTACCAAAATACAATGCAAAATCTGACGAAGATCGCCGAAAATTAGAAGAGCGTCGAAAAGCGCGCCTTAATCAAGCAAAAAATGCATAA